Proteins co-encoded in one Chitinophagales bacterium genomic window:
- a CDS encoding FG-GAP-like repeat-containing protein gives MRRLLLFWGVLLLLGSVGVKGQTLFGGEQVISTDSERPTCVYAVDLDGDGDIDALSASENKIAWYKNDGNGNFSSENVIPTNLYHIWSIYASDLDSDGDMDIIVTSLVINNIAWYENDGSGNFNSETIISTNAPYALSVHTADLDADGDMDVISASNNKVAWYENDGNGNFNSEIIISIFDDKSTSVYTVDLDGDGDMDIISAFIEKIVWYENDGNGNFNSEIIISTATYGTESIHTADLDGDNDIDVISASTFGATVYWHKNDGNENFIEQNIISTNITSAWDVYGIDLDNDADIDVISAFDNKIAWFENDGNGNFSSEIIISSNADFAISVYALDFDSDNDIDIISASVDDNKIAWYENLSNFTNITNFTFQDSNENGFYDNNENPLSNQQLLLQPTAAAQFTNIEGNTSFFVENDEYQLSSQPNTLWELTTIPESYNITVTDTSELPIYYFGFKPTRLIQRTEPRLNSSPTRCNTTANYWLHYSNTGTTIANGTITLETDELMGFISSNPEPNSIEGNTLTWYFSELHPSYENKISLQFQMPDFNSMGEILETQATVQLFNENQELTYTKTTDYNSELLCSYDPNDKLARSNILGQSEFAYIADTIQYTIRFQNTGNDTAFNIRIEDFLDKKLDWTTFHPITASHDYRTELNRETGLATFYFDDILLPDSTTNEAESHGFVMFGIASLEGIEDKTKVENTASIFFDFNPPIITNTAVLTLLQQVETDIEVLENGASIRVYPNPFSDFTTIEVNGLPQGNYQLQVMDILGRKVRELKLENFSQNLGKGKVRLERGKLEAGMYFFRLLEKGNLEIIRGGKVFID, from the coding sequence ATGAGAAGATTATTACTTTTTTGGGGTGTTTTATTGTTATTGGGGAGTGTTGGAGTGAAGGGGCAGACATTGTTTGGTGGAGAGCAGGTTATTTCTACTGATTCTGAACGTCCAACTTGTGTTTATGCGGTAGATTTAGATGGGGACGGCGATATAGATGCACTTTCAGCTTCTGAAAACAAAATAGCTTGGTATAAAAATGATGGGAACGGCAATTTTAGTTCAGAGAACGTTATTCCAACAAACCTTTATCATATATGGTCTATCTATGCTTCAGACTTAGACAGTGATGGCGATATGGATATCATTGTAACTTCTTTGGTTATTAATAATATAGCTTGGTATGAAAATGACGGTAGTGGGAATTTTAATTCAGAAACTATTATTTCAACAAATGCCCCTTATGCACTTTCCGTTCATACAGCAGACTTAGATGCAGATGGAGATATGGATGTAATTTCGGCTTCTAATAATAAAGTAGCTTGGTATGAAAATGATGGAAACGGCAATTTTAACTCAGAAATCATTATTTCCATATTTGATGATAAATCAACTTCTGTTTACACAGTGGATTTAGATGGAGACGGAGATATGGATATAATTTCAGCTTTTATTGAAAAAATAGTTTGGTATGAAAATGATGGAAACGGCAATTTTAACTCAGAAATCATTATTTCAACAGCTACATATGGTACAGAGTCTATTCATACTGCTGACTTAGATGGTGATAACGATATAGATGTAATTTCAGCCTCTACTTTTGGTGCTACCGTATATTGGCATAAAAATGATGGAAATGAAAATTTTATTGAGCAGAATATTATTTCCACAAATATTACAAGTGCGTGGGATGTTTATGGTATAGATTTGGACAATGATGCTGATATAGATGTAATTTCGGCTTTTGATAACAAAATAGCTTGGTTTGAGAATGATGGAAACGGCAATTTTAGTTCAGAAATTATTATTTCATCAAATGCTGATTTTGCTATTTCCGTGTATGCTTTGGATTTTGATTCAGATAATGATATAGATATAATTTCAGCCTCTGTGGATGATAATAAGATAGCTTGGTATGAAAACTTGTCGAACTTTACAAACATAACCAATTTCACCTTTCAAGATTCAAATGAAAATGGATTTTACGACAACAACGAAAACCCACTCTCCAATCAACAACTCCTTCTACAACCTACCGCTGCTGCTCAATTCACAAACATTGAAGGAAACACCTCTTTTTTTGTAGAAAATGATGAATACCAACTTTCTTCTCAACCCAATACACTCTGGGAACTCACCACCATTCCCGAATCCTACAATATCACCGTCACCGATACCTCCGAACTCCCCATCTACTACTTCGGCTTCAAACCCACCCGACTCATTCAACGAACAGAACCTCGCCTCAACAGTTCCCCCACTCGCTGCAATACCACAGCAAACTATTGGTTACATTACTCCAATACAGGTACTACAATCGCTAATGGAACAATCACTTTAGAAACAGATGAACTCATGGGCTTTATTTCCTCCAATCCCGAACCCAACAGCATTGAAGGAAACACACTCACATGGTATTTTTCAGAACTTCATCCAAGTTATGAAAACAAAATCTCCCTCCAATTTCAAATGCCCGACTTCAACAGCATGGGCGAAATCCTCGAAACCCAAGCCACCGTCCAACTCTTCAATGAAAATCAAGAACTCACTTACACCAAAACCACCGACTACAACAGCGAACTCCTCTGCTCCTACGACCCCAACGACAAACTCGCTCGATCCAATATCTTGGGACAATCCGAATTTGCCTACATTGCCGACACCATACAATACACCATCCGCTTCCAAAATACAGGAAACGACACCGCCTTTAATATCCGCATTGAAGACTTCTTAGACAAAAAACTGGATTGGACAACCTTTCACCCCATCACTGCAAGCCACGATTACCGAACCGAACTGAATCGAGAAACGGGTTTGGCGACTTTCTACTTCGATGACATTCTACTGCCCGACAGCACGACCAACGAAGCCGAAAGTCATGGCTTTGTGATGTTCGGAATTGCTTCTTTGGAGGGAATAGAAGACAAAACAAAGGTCGAAAATACCGCTTCTATTTTCTTTGACTTCAATCCGCCTATTATCACGAATACTGCCGTCCTTACTTTGCTGCAACAAGTCGAAACGGATATTGAAGTATTGGAAAATGGTGCTTCAATACGGGTTTATCCGAATCCTTTTTCGGATTTTACTACGATTGAAGTAAACGGTTTGCCGCAAGGGAATTACCAATTGCAGGTGATGGATATTTTGGGGAGGAAGGTTCGAGAGTTGAAATTGGAGAACTTTTCCCAAAACCTCGGAAAAGGGAAAGTGAGATTGGAGCGGGGAAAACTGGAGGCTGGGATGTACTTCTTTAGACTATTGGAGAAAGGAAACTTGGAAATAATTAGAGGAGGTAAGGTTTTCATTGACTAA
- a CDS encoding FG-GAP-like repeat-containing protein, translated as MRKFLFLISIIIYTFSESYAQFANHVISNRAIDPKDMDVADLDGDGDLDIVSASRSDGKIAWYRNDGNNQIEAQFVLQSALDYVEVVHAADMDQDGDIDLLSEHSNKILLFTNKGNGKFEESKMVIDDVGGPVSILTGDINQDGRIDIIVANGFLIKGIYWYEQLEDNTFGERKSISAESNILAKNIAIADIDGDGDLDLAAPYSIGNSTNQKLSVFINNVNSFKEIEISSQTSSSELGEVALGHLNEDEVIDMVHYNTKDREIAWFEGEGEGNFGERQLIQTGFTPNSIYQFCLADFNEDEIVDICLLGGDFSVPAINCLLNDGTGNFTLHSSTPHLLVNDFLTADLNGDGAEDLLWCTTSDIAWKANNGEGNWLEENVIVSELRDPFFAGGMDVDKDGDLDIIGASSIGELVWYENIGDYTFGSSNLIHYESSVSNYPRGAAVMDIDENGSEDVVIALQGGSPIIWYTPDENGNMIQSGSIQNFSERVTMLEQVDLDQDGNLDLVTFDGNHDEIIWYRHDGNGQFAEGTPLINIAWDVFGAELVDANKDGNQDIILFSPVTDIIQWYEGREDGTFIEHPPLVDGGYQINDVQTGDFDSDGYKDILFVDASSWNILGMKNVGNGDWFPPSIVYDGLNLISLKKVVDINGNGLDDIIFDYVGLGVHIIEQTGAGIFAPHQKISSKRASYIFPIDLDQDGNLDLLNCDDQIIWHENQMNNIEQLIHGVVFMDLNENGIRDPNEFGLSNQKVILGPKGGMFFTNHQGAFSFFATIGQYGLATFPKETWRITNNPEFYAIDLFAESPKNPYNFGLIPLRPLTNVSPFIAHAPFRCNTTSTVWLNYQNKGTTTVNGKMSLETNGLAEFISADPTPDEIEVNKWTWYFEELTPSQINSINLQFQMPDETEIGAMIQNRATVEILHETGEVVFTKIDEIESELLCSYDPNDKLTRSNLLGQSEFAYIEDTIYYTIRFQNTGNDTAFNIRVEDVLDKRLDWTTFHPITASHDYRTELNRETGLATFFFDDIMLPDSTTNEVESHGFVTFGIASLAGIEDKTKVENTASIFFDFNPPIITNTAVLTLLQQVETGIEVLDNRYSIRVFPNPFSDYTTIEVDGLPQGNYRLEVMDILGRKVRELKVENGELQLERGSLESGLYLIRVLEEGNGRILGSGKVLVE; from the coding sequence ATGCGAAAATTTCTATTCCTCATTTCGATAATCATTTATACATTTTCAGAGAGTTATGCACAATTTGCTAACCATGTCATTAGCAATAGGGCAATAGACCCTAAAGACATGGATGTTGCAGACTTAGATGGGGATGGAGATTTGGATATTGTATCTGCATCTAGAAGTGATGGAAAAATTGCTTGGTATCGGAATGATGGGAATAACCAGATAGAGGCTCAATTTGTACTTCAATCTGCTCTAGACTATGTCGAGGTAGTACACGCAGCAGATATGGATCAAGACGGAGATATAGATTTATTATCAGAGCATTCAAATAAGATATTATTATTCACGAATAAAGGTAATGGCAAGTTTGAAGAATCAAAAATGGTCATAGATGATGTGGGAGGACCTGTTAGTATTTTAACTGGCGATATCAATCAAGATGGGAGAATAGATATTATTGTCGCAAATGGGTTTCTCATTAAAGGAATCTATTGGTATGAACAGTTGGAAGACAACACATTTGGTGAGCGAAAAAGCATTTCTGCTGAAAGTAATATTCTTGCAAAGAATATTGCAATCGCTGATATAGACGGAGATGGGGATTTGGACTTAGCTGCTCCGTATTCGATAGGAAATTCGACTAATCAAAAGCTATCTGTTTTCATCAATAATGTAAATAGCTTCAAAGAAATTGAAATTTCTAGCCAAACGAGTAGCTCTGAACTTGGAGAAGTAGCATTGGGTCATCTCAATGAAGATGAGGTTATAGACATGGTTCATTACAATACGAAAGATAGGGAAATCGCATGGTTTGAAGGAGAGGGAGAGGGTAACTTTGGCGAAAGACAGTTAATTCAAACTGGTTTCACACCAAATTCCATCTATCAATTTTGCTTAGCAGATTTCAATGAAGATGAAATTGTGGACATTTGTTTGTTAGGGGGAGATTTTTCCGTTCCAGCTATTAATTGCTTACTTAATGATGGCACAGGCAATTTCACACTCCACAGCTCAACTCCTCATCTCCTGGTTAATGATTTTCTGACAGCTGATTTGAATGGAGATGGGGCAGAAGACCTTCTTTGGTGTACCACCAGTGATATTGCTTGGAAAGCAAACAATGGTGAAGGCAATTGGTTAGAAGAAAATGTGATAGTCAGTGAACTGCGTGACCCTTTTTTTGCAGGTGGAATGGATGTTGACAAAGATGGAGATTTAGACATCATCGGAGCAAGTTCCATTGGTGAGTTAGTTTGGTATGAAAATATTGGGGACTATACTTTTGGGAGTAGCAACTTGATTCATTATGAAAGTTCTGTTTCAAATTATCCTCGTGGTGCAGCCGTGATGGATATAGATGAGAATGGTTCTGAGGATGTAGTCATTGCCTTACAAGGCGGAAGTCCAATCATTTGGTACACACCAGATGAGAATGGGAATATGATTCAAAGTGGCAGTATTCAAAATTTTTCTGAGAGGGTTACTATGTTGGAACAAGTAGATTTGGACCAAGATGGCAACTTAGATTTGGTAACTTTCGATGGCAATCATGATGAAATCATCTGGTATCGTCACGATGGCAATGGTCAGTTTGCAGAAGGAACTCCATTGATAAATATAGCATGGGATGTTTTTGGAGCAGAGCTGGTAGATGCCAATAAGGACGGCAATCAAGACATCATTCTATTCTCTCCTGTAACTGACATCATACAATGGTATGAAGGACGGGAAGATGGCACATTCATAGAACATCCTCCTCTTGTAGATGGCGGTTATCAAATCAATGATGTTCAAACTGGAGATTTTGATTCAGATGGTTACAAAGATATTTTGTTTGTAGATGCTTCTTCTTGGAATATTCTAGGCATGAAGAATGTTGGAAATGGAGACTGGTTTCCTCCAAGTATTGTTTATGATGGTCTAAATTTAATTTCATTGAAAAAGGTAGTGGATATTAATGGAAATGGATTAGATGACATCATATTCGATTATGTAGGACTTGGAGTACATATTATAGAGCAGACTGGCGCAGGGATATTCGCTCCTCATCAGAAAATAAGTAGCAAACGAGCGAGTTATATTTTTCCTATAGATTTGGATCAAGATGGCAATTTGGATTTATTGAATTGTGATGACCAAATCATTTGGCATGAAAATCAAATGAATAATATCGAACAACTGATTCATGGAGTGGTGTTTATGGATTTGAATGAGAATGGAATCCGAGACCCCAACGAATTTGGGCTAAGTAATCAAAAGGTGATTTTAGGACCAAAAGGAGGAATGTTTTTTACCAATCATCAGGGAGCTTTTAGCTTCTTTGCTACAATCGGGCAATATGGATTGGCTACTTTTCCTAAAGAAACTTGGCGAATAACAAATAATCCAGAGTTTTACGCCATTGATTTGTTTGCAGAATCACCTAAAAACCCCTACAATTTCGGCTTAATACCTCTTCGCCCATTGACCAATGTGTCTCCATTTATTGCACACGCACCATTTCGATGTAATACGACATCTACAGTATGGTTGAATTATCAAAATAAGGGTACCACAACTGTAAATGGTAAAATGAGTTTAGAAACCAATGGTTTAGCAGAGTTCATTAGTGCTGACCCTACTCCTGATGAAATAGAAGTGAATAAATGGACTTGGTACTTTGAAGAATTAACTCCAAGTCAAATAAATAGCATTAACCTCCAATTCCAAATGCCCGATGAAACCGAAATTGGAGCAATGATTCAAAACCGTGCAACTGTAGAAATATTGCATGAAACAGGTGAGGTAGTTTTCACAAAAATAGATGAAATTGAATCTGAATTACTCTGCTCCTACGACCCCAACGACAAACTCACTCGCTCCAACCTTCTCGGTCAATCCGAATTTGCCTACATCGAAGACACAATTTACTACACCATCCGCTTTCAAAATACAGGAAACGACACCGCCTTCAATATTCGAGTAGAAGATGTACTGGATAAAAGACTGGATTGGACGACTTTTCATCCCATCACTGCAAGTCATGATTATCGAACCGAATTGAATCGAGAAACAGGTTTGGCGACTTTCTTTTTCGATGATATTATGTTGCCCGATAGCACGACCAACGAAGTCGAAAGTCATGGATTTGTGACCTTTGGTATTGCTTCTTTGGCGGGAATAGAGGATAAAACAAAAGTCGAAAATACGGCTTCTATTTTCTTTGACTTCAATCCTCCGATTATCACCAATACGGCTGTTTTGACTTTGCTACAACAGGTGGAAACAGGAATTGAAGTATTGGATAATAGATATTCGATTAGAGTTTTCCCCAATCCTTTTTCGGACTACACCACCATTGAAGTAGATGGACTTCCACAAGGAAATTACCGATTGGAGGTGATGGATATTTTGGGGCGGAAAGTTCGAGAATTGAAGGTTGAGAATGGAGAACTTCAATTAGAGAGAGGGAGTTTGGAAAGTGGATTGTATTTGATTCGAGTTTTGGAAGAAGGAAATGGAAGGATTTTGGGAAGTGGGAAAGTATTGGTGGAGTGA
- a CDS encoding T9SS type A sorting domain-containing protein: MEPSIRVFPNPFSDFTTIEAEELPQGNYRLEVMDILGRKVRELKSIENGKWKIERGKLESGVYFWRILEEGNQAVLGRGKVLVE; the protein is encoded by the coding sequence ATGGAGCCTTCGATTCGTGTTTTTCCGAATCCTTTTTCGGATTTTACGACCATTGAAGCGGAGGAATTGCCGCAAGGAAATTACCGATTGGAGGTGATGGATATTTTGGGGAGGAAAGTGAGGGAATTGAAGTCTATTGAAAATGGAAAGTGGAAGATTGAAAGAGGGAAATTGGAGAGTGGCGTGTATTTTTGGAGGATATTGGAGGAAGGGAATCAGGCTGTTTTGGGGAGAGGGAAAGTGTTGGTGGAGTGA
- a CDS encoding FG-GAP-like repeat-containing protein: MKHIVVLFLILTLTEGYAQFENHIISNDVTNIFFAQGMDIDKDGDLDIVAASSTGKIVWYENFGENIFGSSKLIYNDESGSHTPNAAAIMDIDEDGQADLVVALEEGDPIIWYSPDNQGNIVQKGSIEVSPLSVEINELRQADLDQDGNMDLLAIDRSDRVIWYRNLSDNEFSSGEVSFDFFWGIQKTELTDVNQDGKQDLIMFNTWDDVVQWFEGRGDGTFTEHLPIVMDMGVEIYSIVVEDINSDGSKDILYADGLGNIMVIESNGDGTWLPPISIYQAEPFSFALIDIVDVNGDGLNDFMLDIDTEMYISFQIGLYSFSTPLYVSDIDQVYDHFYIEDLDQDGDVDILNYNNSLSSSLVIYENKLNSTYQIINGMVFMDLNENGIRDENEFGLDNQKVALGPKQGIVFTNQQGVFGYLVPIEQYGLSVLPKEDWFQTSSPEFYLIDLYSEAPENPYNFGLLPLRPFTKVCPFINNTPTRCNTISSTWLTYRNVGTRTASGQVILETNGKAEFLEANPPPDVEEENKWIWNFENLLPSQQNRISLKFQMPDETEIGAMIQNLARVDVLNEEGETIFTKTDEVESELLCSYDPNDKLARSNLLGQSEFAYISDTILYTVRFQNTGNDTAFNIRIEDVLDKKLDWTTFHPITASHDYRTELNRETGLATFYFNDILLPDSTTNEVESHGFVTFGIASLANVGDKTKVENTASIFFDFNPPIITNTAVLTLLQQVETDIEVLENGAFDSCFSESFFGFYDH; encoded by the coding sequence ATGAAACATATAGTAGTACTCTTTTTAATTCTTACTTTAACAGAAGGATATGCTCAGTTTGAAAATCATATTATCAGTAATGATGTAACGAACATATTTTTTGCACAGGGGATGGACATAGACAAAGATGGAGATTTAGATATTGTTGCAGCGTCAAGTACAGGTAAAATCGTATGGTATGAAAATTTTGGAGAGAATATTTTTGGAAGCAGTAAACTGATTTACAATGATGAATCTGGTTCTCATACGCCCAATGCCGCAGCAATTATGGACATAGATGAGGATGGACAGGCAGATTTAGTAGTAGCTTTGGAGGAAGGTGATCCCATCATCTGGTATTCACCAGATAATCAAGGAAATATTGTACAGAAAGGATCTATTGAGGTTTCCCCTTTGTCAGTAGAAATCAATGAATTGAGACAAGCCGATTTAGACCAAGATGGAAATATGGATTTGCTCGCCATAGATAGGAGTGATCGAGTTATATGGTATCGCAATTTATCTGATAATGAGTTTTCGTCAGGAGAAGTGTCCTTTGATTTCTTTTGGGGAATTCAAAAGACCGAACTGACAGATGTGAATCAAGATGGGAAACAAGATTTGATCATGTTTAATACTTGGGATGATGTAGTGCAATGGTTTGAAGGAAGAGGAGACGGAACTTTTACAGAACATCTACCTATCGTTATGGATATGGGGGTCGAAATATACAGCATTGTAGTAGAAGATATTAATTCGGACGGCAGTAAAGACATACTTTATGCTGACGGTTTGGGTAATATCATGGTTATTGAAAGTAATGGAGACGGCACCTGGCTTCCTCCGATTAGTATTTATCAGGCAGAACCTTTCAGTTTTGCCCTTATAGATATAGTAGATGTAAATGGAGATGGACTAAATGATTTTATGTTGGATATAGACACCGAAATGTATATATCTTTTCAAATTGGCTTGTATAGCTTTTCTACTCCTCTTTATGTAAGTGACATTGACCAGGTTTATGATCATTTTTATATCGAAGATTTAGACCAAGATGGAGACGTAGATATTTTGAATTACAATAATTCTCTAAGTAGCTCCCTTGTTATATATGAAAACAAATTAAACTCTACGTATCAAATAATCAATGGTATGGTATTTATGGACTTGAATGAGAATGGAATTCGAGATGAGAACGAATTTGGGTTAGATAATCAAAAAGTGGCCTTAGGACCGAAACAAGGAATAGTTTTCACTAATCAACAAGGAGTATTTGGTTACTTAGTTCCAATAGAACAATATGGGCTGTCTGTTTTGCCCAAAGAAGATTGGTTTCAAACAAGTTCTCCAGAATTTTATCTTATAGACTTATACAGTGAAGCACCTGAAAATCCATATAATTTTGGGCTTTTGCCACTTCGTCCCTTCACAAAGGTTTGTCCTTTTATCAACAACACTCCTACGAGATGCAATACCATTTCCTCAACATGGCTGACCTATCGAAATGTAGGTACAAGGACTGCAAGCGGACAAGTCATATTAGAAACCAATGGAAAGGCTGAGTTTTTAGAGGCAAATCCCCCTCCCGATGTAGAAGAAGAAAACAAGTGGATTTGGAATTTTGAGAACCTACTGCCCAGTCAGCAAAATAGAATATCTCTTAAATTTCAAATGCCCGATGAAACCGAAATTGGAGCAATGATTCAAAATCTTGCAAGGGTTGATGTATTGAATGAGGAAGGAGAAACTATTTTTACAAAAACAGATGAAGTAGAATCGGAACTCCTCTGCTCCTACGACCCCAACGACAAACTCGCTCGCTCCAATCTCCTCGGTCAGTCCGAATTTGCCTACATCTCCGACACCATCCTCTACACCGTCCGCTTTCAAAACACAGGAAACGACACCGCCTTCAATATCCGCATTGAAGACGTTTTGGACAAAAAACTGGATTGGACAACCTTTCACCCCATCACTGCAAGCCACGACTACCGAACAGAACTGAACCGAGAAACGGGTTTGGCGACTTTCTACTTCAATGACATCCTACTACCCGACAGCACGACCAACGAAGTCGAAAGTCATGGTTTTGTGACCTTTGGAATAGCTTCTTTGGCAAATGTGGGCGACAAAACAAAGGTCGAAAATACGGCTTCCATCTTCTTTGACTTCAATCCGCCTATTATCACGAATACTGCCGTCCTTACTTTGCTGCAACAAGTCGAAACGGATATTGAAGTATTGGAAAATGGAGCCTTCGATTCGTGTTTTTCCGAATCCTTTTTCGGATTTTACGACCATTGA
- a CDS encoding FG-GAP-like repeat-containing protein — protein MKIILFFTIIQFFTFTTVFAQTVFGPQQVISTDGHNTVFVHTADLNGDGNLDVISVSLSGDQIYWYANDGKGNFSETKIISTYVDGPRSVYAADLDNDGDMDVLSASTWDNRIAWFENDGDGNFSNIKTIAICPGPARAVSAADLDKDGDMDVLSAFSDSDVQVAWYENDGTGDFGHILLNRNVIATTTYQANCVYTADLDGDGDIDVLSVSVNTDKIFWYENDGKGVFNNEYVVSTDVEGPNTAYPADLDNDGDIDILSSSSDDDKIAWYPNDGNGNFGNQIVISKETNYPSTVYAADLDNDGDMDVLSISYNVLVWYENQGSGSFGNQNVISTEIEIGNSVCAADLDGDKDLDVLSASSNNGDKVAWYENLLNNTKISSLVFQDSNENGLYENNEKPLNNQKIFLEPSADAAFTNLSGNTCFFVENGDYQISSEPNTLWELTTNPEIYDITVTENSELPTYYFGFKPTRILPRVVPHLNSSSTRCNTEVSYWLNCINTGTTLANGTITLEVDELMEFISSNPEPNLIEGRKLTWNITDLHPSFEKYISLQFQIPDFNSIGEILETKATVQLFNESQELVSSKSTEYDSEVRCSYDPNDKLARSNILGQSEFAYIADTILYTVRFQNTGNDTAFNIRIEDTLDKKLDWPTFHPITASHDYRTELNRETGLATFYFNDILLPDSTTNEVESHGFVTFGIASLEGIEDKTKVENTASIFFDFNPPIITNTPVLTLLQQVETDIEVLENGASIRVFPNPFSDFTTIEAEELPQGNYRLQVMDILGRKVMELKSIGNEEWRIERGDLKSGVYFWRILEEGNQAVLGSGKVLVE, from the coding sequence ATGAAAATAATTTTATTTTTTACAATCATCCAGTTTTTTACATTTACTACAGTTTTTGCCCAAACGGTATTCGGACCTCAACAAGTGATTTCTACTGATGGACATAATACTGTTTTTGTTCATACAGCCGATTTGAATGGAGATGGAAATTTGGATGTAATATCAGTCTCACTTTCAGGAGACCAGATTTACTGGTATGCAAATGATGGAAAGGGTAACTTTAGTGAAACAAAAATTATTTCCACCTATGTAGATGGGCCACGTTCAGTATATGCAGCAGATTTAGACAATGACGGGGACATGGATGTGCTTTCTGCTTCTACATGGGATAACAGAATTGCTTGGTTTGAAAATGACGGAGACGGTAATTTTAGCAATATCAAAACTATTGCTATCTGTCCTGGTCCTGCAAGAGCAGTATCGGCAGCAGATTTAGATAAAGATGGTGATATGGATGTGCTTTCTGCCTTCTCTGATTCAGATGTACAGGTGGCATGGTATGAGAACGATGGTACTGGAGACTTTGGACATATTCTCCTCAATCGAAATGTAATTGCTACCACTACTTATCAAGCAAATTGTGTTTATACAGCAGATTTAGATGGTGATGGGGATATAGATGTTTTATCGGTTTCAGTTAATACCGACAAGATTTTTTGGTATGAAAACGATGGAAAAGGGGTTTTTAATAATGAATATGTTGTTTCAACAGATGTAGAGGGACCCAATACTGCCTATCCAGCAGATTTAGACAATGATGGAGATATAGATATATTATCTTCTTCTTCAGATGATGATAAAATTGCATGGTATCCGAATGATGGGAATGGTAATTTTGGAAATCAAATTGTTATTTCCAAAGAAACAAATTATCCATCTACAGTATATGCAGCAGATTTAGACAATGATGGCGACATGGATGTTCTTTCTATTTCTTATAATGTATTGGTTTGGTATGAAAATCAAGGAAGTGGTAGTTTTGGGAATCAAAATGTTATTTCTACTGAAATAGAAATAGGAAATTCAGTTTGTGCAGCAGATTTGGACGGAGATAAGGATTTAGATGTATTATCGGCTTCTTCTAATAATGGAGATAAAGTAGCTTGGTATGAAAATCTATTGAATAATACTAAAATAAGCAGTTTGGTTTTTCAAGATTCTAACGAAAATGGCTTGTATGAAAACAATGAAAAACCTCTCAATAATCAAAAAATCTTCTTAGAACCTTCTGCTGATGCAGCTTTTACCAATCTTTCAGGCAATACCTGTTTTTTTGTAGAAAATGGAGATTACCAAATCTCATCTGAACCCAACACTCTTTGGGAACTCACCACCAATCCCGAAATATACGATATTACCGTCACCGAAAATTCCGAACTTCCGACCTACTACTTCGGCTTCAAACCCACTCGAATACTCCCAAGAGTAGTCCCCCACCTCAACAGTTCTTCCACACGCTGCAATACAGAAGTCTCTTATTGGCTAAACTGCATCAATACGGGTACAACACTCGCTAATGGAACTATTACCCTCGAAGTGGACGAACTTATGGAATTCATTTCCTCCAATCCTGAACCAAATTTGATTGAAGGTCGAAAACTCACTTGGAACATCACAGATTTACACCCCAGTTTTGAAAAATACATATCTCTTCAATTCCAAATACCCGACTTCAATTCAATAGGCGAAATCCTCGAAACCAAAGCCACCGTCCAACTCTTCAATGAAAGCCAAGAACTCGTTTCCTCCAAATCAACTGAATACGATTCTGAAGTTCGCTGCTCCTACGACCCCAACGACAAACTCGCTCGCTCCAATATCCTCGGTCAATCCGAATTTGCCTACATCGCAGACACCATCCTCTACACCGTCCGTTTCCAAAACACAGGAAACGACACCGCCTTCAATATCCGCATTGAAGACACCTTGGACAAAAAACTGGATTGGCCAACCTTTCACCCCATCACTGCAAGCCACGATTACCGAACAGAACTGAACCGAGAAACAGGTTTGGCAACTTTCTACTTCAATGACATTCTACTGCCCGACAGCACAACCAATGAAGTCGAAAGTCATGGTTTTGTGACCTTTGGCATCGCTTCTTTGGAGGGAATTGAAGACAAAACAAAGGTCGAAAATACGGCTTCTATTTTCTTTGACTTCAATCCGCCTATTATCACGAATACTCCCGTCCTTACTTTGCTGCAACAAGTCGAAACAGATATTGAAGTACTGGAAAATGGGGCTTCAATTCGTGTTTTTCCAAATCCTTTTTCGGATTTTACGACCATTGAAGCGGAGGAATTGCCGCAAGGAAATTACCGATTGCAGGTGATGGATATTTTGGGGAGGAAAGTGATGGAATTGAAATCTATTGGAAATGAAGAGTGGAGGATTGAAAGAGGTGATTTAAAGAGTGGTGTGTATTTTTGGAGGATATTGGAGGAAGGGAATCAGGCTGTTTTGGGGAGTGGGAAGGTGTTGGTAGAGTGA